ACCGACGCGGTGCGCGCCTACTCCGGTGACGGGCACGCGCTCTGGGAGTACGCGCCCGCGTCCGGCCTGGCCTTCTCCGACCTCGCCGTCGCGGAGGGCAAGGTCCTCGGCTCGTACCAGACGCGCGGGGTCGTCGACGGGACCGCCGTGGTCGGCGGCACGGCGCTCGACGCCCGTACCGGCAAGGTCCTCTGGTCGGCGGACCCGACCTGGACCGGCGACCCGGACACGAAGGTCTACGCGGCGCAGCTCTACCACGGCGTGTACGCCTCGCCGACCGTCCCGTACGCGGACGGGCACGCGGCCGTGTACTCCTGGATCGTGAAGGAGGGCGCCTTCTGGAGCACCTACTTCGAGTTCCGTGACCTGCGCACCGGGCAGGTCGTGCACACCTCGACCGGCGGCGGCGCCTGGACGGTCGGCAACTGGTTCACCGGCGACGAGGGCCTCGTCCTCGCCGGTACGGCCTCGCTGCGGACCTTCGCCAAGGACGGCCAGGAGTACGGGATCTACACCCTGCCGACCCTGCACCGGGCGGAGTTCGCGACCGGTCCCGGCGGCCGGCGGCTGATCGTCGGCGGCACCGAGGGCGCGGCCTATGTCTGGGACCCGGCGGTGCTCACCGCCGGCGACAACTACCCCGACCATCTGACCAGGCTGAACGGGTACGCGACGCAGAACCTGGTCGTCGCGGACCTCGACGGCGACGGGGTGGACGAGATCGTCGGCCTGGGCAAGGACGACACGGGCTTCGACCGGACGATCGAACTGTCCGGCGGACGCTATCTGCTGTCGGACGACTCGATGCACGGCTTGCTGACGGGCCGCCTGACCGCCCAGTAGCCCGCCGATGCCCCGAGACCCCCGCCCGCACCCACCGGGCGGGGGTTCCCGCCTTCTCTGGACCGCGCCATTCCGTTTCAGGGGGCACCCATTACAGTGGGCGCCCTCATGAGCGCAGACATACCAGCGGGCGCACCTCCGGTGCTGCGGGTGCATCTCCTCGGCGGGTTCCGGGTGGACCGGGACGGCGGGCCGCCGCTCTCCGAGCGGTGGCCGCGCCCGAGCGCCCGGACACTGGTGAAGCTGCTCGCGGTCTCCCCCGGGCACAGTCTCCACCGTGAGCAGGCGCTGGAGATCTGCTGGCCGGACGCGGATCCGCAGGCCGCGCTGGGCAGTCTGCGGGTGGCGCTCCACGCGGCCCGCCGGGCGATCGAACCCGAGCTGGCACCCCGGGCGGCGTCCTCCTATCTGACGGGCGAGGGCGCGCTGCTCCGCCTCGATCCGCGGACGGTACGGATCGACGCCGACGAGGCCGAGGCCCTCGCGGAGGCGGCGCTCGCCGACGGCGGGCGCGCCGGACTCGCGGCCGCCGTCGAGGCGTTCACGGGCGACCTGCTGCCCGAGGACCGGTACGCGCCCTGGGCGGAGGTCCGCCGCGAGCGGCTGACCGCCCTGCGGGAACGCACCCTGGTCGCCCTGGCCGCCGCCCATCTGGCGGCCGACTGCCCCGAGGAGGCGGTGGCGGTGGCCGAGCAGGTGCTGGTGGCGGCCCCCGCCGAGGAGGAGGCGCACCGGCTCCTGATCGAGGCGTACGTCCGGCAGGGGCTGCGCCGCCGGGCGGTCGCCCAGTACCACCTGTGCCGGGAGGCGCTGGACGCGGAGTTCGGCGTGCGGCCCGGTCCCGAGACCGAGCGGCTGCACCGGGCGGCGCTCGCCACCACCCCGCCGGCCTCCCGGTCGGTGGGGCCCACGCTGCCGGCCGTGGTGCGCCGTCCGCCAGGCACTCCGCTGCGCGGCCGTGACGAGCTCCTCGCCCGGCTGCTCGCCGCCGGCTCCCCGCCCGTACTCCTGCTCACCGGGGAGGCCGGGCTCGGCAAGACGCGGCTGGCCGGGGAGGTGGCCCGGCGGGCGGCCGCCGAGGGTACGGCCGTGCTGTGGGGGGCGGGCCACGACGCGGAGGGGCACACGCCGTACGGTCCGTTCGCCGAGGCGTTGGACGGCTGGCTCGCCGGCCGGCCGACGGCGGAGCGGGCCAGGACGGGGGCGGAGTATCCCGAACTGGCGGCGCTCCTGCCGTCCTTGGGGCGGGTGCCCGCCGGGAGTGGGCGCAGTCCCGAGGAGGAGCGGGACCGGCTGTTCCGGGCGACGGCGGGGCTGCTCGGTGAACTTGCGGCGGAGCGGCCCGTGATGGTGGTGCTGGACGACCTTCACGCGGGGGACGCGGGCTCGTTCCAGCTCCTCGGCCATCTTGCCCGCCGGGCCCGGGAGTCCGGAAGGGCTTGGCGATTTCTCGCCACTGTGCGCCCGGAGGAACTTCCCGCCGCCGACCCGCGCCGCCAGGTCCTCGACCTGCTGGTCCGCCAGTCGCTCGCGGGCGCGGTCGAACTCCCCCGGCTCTCCCGCGAGGCCTGTATGGCCCTGACGGCCGACGCCCTGGGCACCGGAAGCCCCGTCCCCGAGCGGGTGTGGGAACTGTCCCTCGGCAATCCGCTGTTCGCCCTCGAACTCGCGCGTGCGGTCCGGGACGGAGACGGCCGGGCCGGTGCCCCCGAGGGCGTGCGCCAGCTGGTGGCCGAGCGCCTCGCCCGGCTCGCCCCCGCGGCCCGCCGCGTGGTCGACGCGGTCGCGGTCGCCGGTCAGGACGCGGCCCTCACCGAAGTGCTCGACGTGGCCCGGCGCGGCGGCCATCCGCGGCTCTCCGCCGCGGAGGCCACGGAGGCCGTGGAGGCGGCCGTCGCCGCCTCCGTGGTCGAGGAGCGGCAGGTGGTCTCCGAGGGCCGGCCGGTCGCCGGACTCGCCTTCCGTCACCCGCTGGTGCGGCTCACCTGCTACGAGGGCCTGTCGGCGGCCCGGCGCCGGCTGCTGCACTCGGCGTACGCGGAGGCCGTGCTCCGCCGCCGCCCGGAGGCCGTGGACACACTGGCCGCCCATCTGGCCCGGGCGGACGACCCGCGCGCCACCGGCTATCTGCGGCAGGCCGCGGAGCGGGCGGCCGCGCTCTACGCCAATGACACGGCCGACCGCTACTACGCCGAACTCACCGACCGGCTCGACGCCCTGGCCGCCGACTCCGCGCGGGCCCGGATCGACCGCAGCGCCGTGCTGCGCCGGCTCGGCCGGTTCGACGAGGCGGCGCGGCTGCTCGGCGAGGCGCTGGAGGAGCTGGGCCGGCGCGGGGACGCGGACGGCCGCGTCCTGGCGGCGGCGCGGCTCGCGGAGCTCATGCCGAAGACGCGGGGCACGGAGGAAGGCTTCCGGCTGCTCGACTCCTGCCCGCCCGGTCCGGACACCCCGGCCGCGGTGGCGAGCGCCCACCATCTGTCCCGCGGGGTGCTGTGCTTCGTCGCGGGCCGGTACGAGGAGGGGGTCGCCGCCGCGCGGGCCGCGGAGGACGCGGCGCAGGCGGTGACGGGAGCGGAGCGGCGCGGGCTGCTCGCCAGGGCCCTCGCGGCGCAGGCGACCTCGCTGGGTCTCGCGGGCCGCTTCGGGCAGGCGGGGCCGGTCGCGGACCGGGCGCTGCCGCACGCGGAGGCGTACGGCGATCCGCAGTTGCTCGCCTCGGTGCTCTCGGTGCTGCGCGAGACGGCCCGGCGGGCGGGGCGGCTGCGGGAGGCGATCGACACGGGCCGCCGGGCGCTCACGCTCGCGGAGCGCTCGGGCGACGCGACGGCGACGGTCTTCGAACGGGCGAACCTCGCGGAGCTCCACCTTCTCGTGGAGGAGGTGGAGGAGGCGCGCGAGCTGGCGGAGACGGCGGTGCGGGACACCGGTTCGCACGCCGGGTGGTGCGCACCGTATGCCCTGGTGGCGCTCGCCCGGGTACGGATGCGGGCGGCCGAGCCCGGCGGCGGCGACCTGCTCGATCCGGCCGAGCGGACGGCCCGGGCCCAGGGGGACCACCAGGCCGGGTACGAGGTGCGGTCCGCGCGCGCCGAACTCGCCGTGCGGGAGGGCAGGCCCGAGGAGGCGCTGCGGCTGCTCGCGGACTGCCGGGAGACCGGTGCCGCGCATCTGACGGCCTGGGCGCTCCTCGCGTGCGGCCGGGCCGCGGAGGCCGCCGGGGCGGCGGGCGGCGAGGTGGAGCGCGCGGAGCGGGCCGGGGAGCGGCTGGCGGAGACGGAAGCCCGTACGGCACACGCCGCCGCGCTCGCGGCGCTGGGCCGCGAGCGGGAGGCGGCGGCCGGTTTCGACCGGGCGACGGCCCTGGCGGAGTCCCTGCCGTATCCGGCGGGGGCGCGCCGGGTGGCGTGGGCCCGTGGGGTGAGGTGGGCGGACGGGGCACCCGGGATGGTCTGACCTCGCACACGCCCCGGCCGACGGAGCGGCTCGATTCCGTCGGCCGGGGCGTGGGTTCGTGGGCGGGGTGGTCGGTCCGGGGGCGGGGGGTTTCGGCCCGTGGGCGGGGGGTCGGTCCGTGGGCTGAGGTTCGGTCCGTGGGCGGGGGGGGGGGTCGCTCCGTGGGCCTCGGTCAGATCTTCTGGGCGATCTCGGTGAGGTGGGCGAAGACGACGATGTTCGCCTCGTACCCCTTGCCGCGGTCGAAGGTCCCACCGCAGGTGAGCAGCCGCAGTTCGGGCCGCCCGGTGTCTCCGTACACCTCCTTGTCGGGGAAGTCGCTCTTGGCGAAGGTCCGGACCCGGTCGACCGTGAAGACGGCGACCTTGCCGTCGGCGCGGGCGACCCGGACGGTGTTGCCGGGGCTGAGCGAGTTGAGGTTGAGGAAGACGGCGGGCCCGGTGCGGGTGTCGCGGTGGCCGACGACGACGGAGGTCCCGCGCTCGCCGGGCGTGGGCCCCTTGGCGTACCAGCCGACGACGCGGGGGTCGTCGACGGGCGGTGTGCCGAGCCGGCCGGTGGCGTCGAGGCCGAGCTCGATCACGGGGGCCTCGATGGTGATGGCCGGGACGGCGACGGTGACGGGGCGCGAACGGGCCAGCGGCGCGGGCGGGTGCGACGGCCGCGGTGTGGGGGTGGCCTTGGGCAGCGCCCTGTTCTTCGCCTTGTGGTCCAGGGCGGCGGGTGCCCCGGCCGCCGCCCCGGCCCGGCCGTGGGCGGCGGGACCGGGGGTGGCCGGGCCCGCGGCGAGCGGCGGGTCGGCCGGTTCCTCGTCACCGGCCCACCAGACGCCCCCGGTCACCAGGACGGTGGTCACGACCACGGTCCTGGTGAGCCGGAGCAGTCGCCGCTGCCTGCGCGTGAAGCGGGACCTACGCGGCGCCATTGTCGCGGCGGCGCGAGCGGCGGATCAGGACCAGTCCGGCCGTGCCGGCGAGGCCGGCGGCGACGGCCGCCCCGACGCCGAAGGCGGAGGAGTCCTCGGCGGCGAGCTGCGCGCTGCCGCCGCCGCCCGCGCCGAC
This is a stretch of genomic DNA from Streptomyces sp. R44. It encodes these proteins:
- a CDS encoding AAA family ATPase, producing the protein MSADIPAGAPPVLRVHLLGGFRVDRDGGPPLSERWPRPSARTLVKLLAVSPGHSLHREQALEICWPDADPQAALGSLRVALHAARRAIEPELAPRAASSYLTGEGALLRLDPRTVRIDADEAEALAEAALADGGRAGLAAAVEAFTGDLLPEDRYAPWAEVRRERLTALRERTLVALAAAHLAADCPEEAVAVAEQVLVAAPAEEEAHRLLIEAYVRQGLRRRAVAQYHLCREALDAEFGVRPGPETERLHRAALATTPPASRSVGPTLPAVVRRPPGTPLRGRDELLARLLAAGSPPVLLLTGEAGLGKTRLAGEVARRAAAEGTAVLWGAGHDAEGHTPYGPFAEALDGWLAGRPTAERARTGAEYPELAALLPSLGRVPAGSGRSPEEERDRLFRATAGLLGELAAERPVMVVLDDLHAGDAGSFQLLGHLARRARESGRAWRFLATVRPEELPAADPRRQVLDLLVRQSLAGAVELPRLSREACMALTADALGTGSPVPERVWELSLGNPLFALELARAVRDGDGRAGAPEGVRQLVAERLARLAPAARRVVDAVAVAGQDAALTEVLDVARRGGHPRLSAAEATEAVEAAVAASVVEERQVVSEGRPVAGLAFRHPLVRLTCYEGLSAARRRLLHSAYAEAVLRRRPEAVDTLAAHLARADDPRATGYLRQAAERAAALYANDTADRYYAELTDRLDALAADSARARIDRSAVLRRLGRFDEAARLLGEALEELGRRGDADGRVLAAARLAELMPKTRGTEEGFRLLDSCPPGPDTPAAVASAHHLSRGVLCFVAGRYEEGVAAARAAEDAAQAVTGAERRGLLARALAAQATSLGLAGRFGQAGPVADRALPHAEAYGDPQLLASVLSVLRETARRAGRLREAIDTGRRALTLAERSGDATATVFERANLAELHLLVEEVEEARELAETAVRDTGSHAGWCAPYALVALARVRMRAAEPGGGDLLDPAERTARAQGDHQAGYEVRSARAELAVREGRPEEALRLLADCRETGAAHLTAWALLACGRAAEAAGAAGGEVERAERAGERLAETEARTAHAAALAALGREREAAAGFDRATALAESLPYPAGARRVAWARGVRWADGAPGMV
- a CDS encoding class F sortase, whose amino-acid sequence is MAPRRSRFTRRQRRLLRLTRTVVVTTVLVTGGVWWAGDEEPADPPLAAGPATPGPAAHGRAGAAAGAPAALDHKAKNRALPKATPTPRPSHPPAPLARSRPVTVAVPAITIEAPVIELGLDATGRLGTPPVDDPRVVGWYAKGPTPGERGTSVVVGHRDTRTGPAVFLNLNSLSPGNTVRVARADGKVAVFTVDRVRTFAKSDFPDKEVYGDTGRPELRLLTCGGTFDRGKGYEANIVVFAHLTEIAQKI